One genomic region from Sulfurimonas sp. encodes:
- a CDS encoding ABC transporter ATP-binding protein: MIELKNVTKTYEINKNNIVVALKDINLKINEGELIVLKGASGSGKSSVLSLIAALSKPTSGEVIVDAKQISKLPDSFASEYRRDNIGFIFQKYNLIPSLSVKENILLPLVPLNPDAKVVDAKLQRVMKMFHIEHKKDAIVKNLSGGEQQRVAIARANVNEPKIILADEPTANLDEKLSLHFIEMLRELKALGKTIVVATHDPLFFNLDFVDKEIQMHNGSLV, encoded by the coding sequence ATGATAGAACTAAAAAATGTAACAAAAACATACGAGATAAATAAAAACAATATTGTTGTAGCACTTAAAGATATAAACCTTAAAATTAATGAGGGTGAGTTGATTGTTTTGAAGGGGGCTAGTGGTAGTGGTAAGAGTAGTGTTTTATCGCTCATTGCTGCCTTATCTAAACCAACAAGTGGGGAAGTTATAGTAGATGCTAAACAAATCTCAAAACTGCCTGATAGCTTTGCATCTGAGTATAGACGGGATAACATAGGTTTTATCTTTCAAAAATACAACCTTATCCCAAGTCTTAGTGTAAAAGAAAATATTTTACTTCCTTTAGTTCCTTTAAATCCAGATGCAAAAGTAGTAGATGCAAAGTTGCAAAGAGTTATGAAAATGTTTCATATAGAGCATAAAAAAGATGCGATTGTTAAAAATCTATCTGGTGGAGAGCAACAACGAGTAGCAATTGCAAGAGCAAATGTAAATGAGCCTAAAATTATCTTAGCAGATGAGCCAACAGCAAATCTTGATGAAAAACTTTCACTTCATTTTATAGAGATGCTTCGTGAGTTAAAAGCTCTTGGAAAGACCATAGTTGTAGCAACTCATGACCCACTTTTTTTCAACCTTGATTTTGTTGATAAAGAGATACAGATGCATAATGGCTCTTTAGTTTGA
- a CDS encoding dihydroorotase: MVILNTIVCDAEKEYEADIRIENGVISEIAKDLKDTQSIDAKGAYFMPLMIDTNVRLLDSTLNSKNLKNLSDEALKGGVGHLVLNADSEPVIDNEVVLEFAQNGLRDLDGSKIDLMLNSLKEDSTLSNIAILLKSGAKVPFMSTIAKNDVAIKIAEYALMYDVTIFCKAEDNSLIKSGVMLEARVNSKLGLAGIPDLSEVLHVSRMIEIARHFKIKILFKSVASPRSIYLINQAKKDGVEVSCEVSIHHLMFCDEACEDFNTTAKLDPPLASKSDMKLLQDALKNKQIDILTTLHQPNSPLNKEVAFFNAAYGCEAISDAMPLYYTKLVKSKMISMSELVKLTTKNSANSIKEKYVNIEVGQKVNAMLFDKNVKNVVNNEQSLYNGQTLNGKVIMTFMNENVTRF, from the coding sequence GTGGTTATATTAAATACAATAGTATGTGACGCTGAGAAAGAGTATGAAGCAGATATTCGCATTGAAAATGGAGTTATATCGGAGATAGCAAAAGATTTAAAAGACACTCAAAGCATAGATGCTAAAGGCGCATACTTTATGCCACTTATGATAGATACAAATGTTAGACTTCTTGACTCTACCTTAAACTCAAAAAATCTTAAAAATCTTTCAGATGAAGCACTAAAGGGTGGAGTAGGACATCTAGTCTTAAATGCTGATAGCGAGCCTGTCATAGATAACGAAGTAGTTTTGGAATTTGCACAAAATGGACTTCGTGATTTAGATGGTTCAAAAATTGACCTTATGTTAAATAGCCTAAAAGAAGATAGCACACTTAGCAATATCGCCATACTTTTAAAAAGTGGAGCAAAAGTTCCTTTTATGAGTACAATCGCAAAAAATGATGTAGCTATCAAAATAGCAGAATACGCTTTGATGTATGATGTCACTATCTTCTGTAAGGCGGAAGATAACTCGCTTATAAAAAGTGGTGTAATGCTAGAAGCAAGAGTAAATTCAAAGTTAGGACTTGCGGGTATTCCTGATTTGAGTGAAGTTTTACATGTTTCACGAATGATAGAGATAGCAAGACATTTTAAGATAAAAATCCTTTTTAAGTCAGTAGCATCTCCTCGTTCTATTTACTTGATAAATCAGGCTAAAAAAGATGGGGTAGAGGTTAGTTGTGAAGTTTCTATTCATCATCTTATGTTTTGTGATGAAGCTTGTGAAGACTTTAACACAACGGCAAAGCTAGACCCACCATTGGCATCTAAAAGTGATATGAAGTTACTCCAAGATGCCTTAAAAAACAAGCAAATAGACATACTAACAACACTTCATCAACCAAATTCTCCTTTAAATAAAGAAGTTGCATTTTTCAATGCTGCTTATGGTTGTGAAGCAATAAGTGACGCGATGCCACTCTACTACACAAAACTTGTCAAATCAAAGATGATTAGTATGAGTGAGTTGGTAAAACTTACAACAAAAAATAGTGCAAACAGTATTAAAGAAAAGTATGTAAACATAGAAGTTGGACAGAAAGTAAATGCTATGTTATTTGATAAAAATGTAAAAAATGTGGTTAATAATGAACAATCTTTGTACAATGGACAAACTTTAAACGGAAAAGTTATAATGACATTTATGAATGAGAATGTAACTAGATTCTAG
- a CDS encoding ATP-binding protein: protein MKSILLEDNNHWINSEAYNHFISRDVLEKALAYIDTKEVLALIGARRVGKSTIAKLLIKELLKNVEAKNIFFINLEKPEFIPYKNDASYLNTIFDEYMKIANPNKDEKIYFFIDEVQIFENWEVFVKSKYENSNIKFIITGSNSSLLTSNYATVLTGRVLKLQIYSFSFQEFLQFKNISYTSVLQRTANKIEISRAKDEYLKWGGYYSVISNENEMIKKEQLKNIAEDIILKDIVPRYKIKNSQAIKDLFYYVISNATTELNYSSLAKKISIDAKMIKEYITYFEDNFLVNTIPAFHSKFTQQIKSVKKLYISDNGFLNLGINRTKNKGIALENLVFNILYKNDEKLTYLKDKYEVDFYSNNILYQVAFDIEEESTKKREFRSFKQFKKDGDICRLITYSKNASVDDVEIISLDEFILKGDKNV from the coding sequence ATGAAATCAATTCTTTTGGAAGATAATAATCATTGGATAAATAGTGAGGCTTATAATCATTTTATAAGTAGAGATGTTTTGGAAAAAGCTCTTGCATATATTGATACAAAAGAGGTCTTAGCCCTTATTGGAGCCAGAAGAGTTGGTAAGAGTACTATTGCCAAATTACTTATAAAAGAACTTTTGAAGAATGTTGAAGCAAAAAATATATTTTTTATAAATCTTGAAAAACCAGAATTTATACCTTATAAAAATGATGCTAGTTATTTAAATACTATTTTTGATGAATACATGAAAATTGCCAATCCTAATAAAGATGAAAAAATATACTTTTTTATAGATGAAGTTCAAATATTTGAAAACTGGGAAGTATTTGTAAAATCAAAGTATGAAAATAGTAATATAAAGTTTATTATTACAGGCTCAAATTCATCACTACTTACATCAAATTATGCAACTGTACTAACAGGTAGAGTTTTAAAACTTCAAATATATAGCTTTAGTTTCCAAGAGTTTTTGCAGTTTAAAAATATATCTTACACAAGTGTTCTACAAAGAACAGCAAATAAGATAGAAATAAGTAGAGCAAAAGATGAATATCTTAAATGGGGTGGATATTATTCTGTTATTTCAAACGAAAATGAAATGATAAAAAAAGAGCAGTTGAAAAATATTGCAGAAGATATAATACTTAAAGATATTGTTCCAAGATACAAGATAAAAAATAGCCAAGCTATAAAAGACCTTTTTTACTATGTGATTTCAAATGCCACAACAGAACTTAACTACTCAAGTTTGGCAAAAAAGATAAGTATAGATGCAAAGATGATAAAAGAATATATAACTTACTTTGAAGATAATTTTTTAGTAAATACCATACCTGCTTTTCATTCAAAATTTACACAGCAAATAAAGTCAGTAAAAAAACTTTACATCAGTGACAATGGTTTTTTAAATTTAGGAATAAACAGAACTAAAAATAAAGGCATAGCTTTGGAAAATCTAGTTTTTAATATTTTATATAAAAATGATGAAAAACTGACATACTTAAAAGATAAGTATGAGGTTGATTTTTACTCAAATAATATACTGTACCAAGTAGCTTTTGATATAGAAGAGGAAAGCACTAAAAAGAGAGAATTTAGAAGTTTTAAGCAGTTTAAAAAAGATGGTGATATTTGTAGATTGATAACATATAGTAAAAATGCTAGTGTTGATGATGTAGAGATAATTAGTTTGGATGAGTTTATTCTTAAGGGAGATAAAAATGTATAG
- a CDS encoding Crp/Fnr family transcriptional regulator, which translates to MKLKLKNIDMFSDLDEATIDSIESFTTKFTIPKDNIVFYEGDETKYLYLLAKGVIKLYKTSSNHKEIVLKYFHENELIGEVANFEQIPYPATAKAYTEVEIMKIDFKKFKKIIYSNPELSFLIQTSLIKKIKNLEAIISTNLVLDSKERVAKYIYQHSDSFFTTKNIIIAEILSVSPETLSRILKFFKDHDIIDIKTKKINRDALLQYFE; encoded by the coding sequence ATGAAATTAAAATTAAAAAATATTGATATGTTTAGTGATTTAGATGAAGCAACAATCGATAGTATTGAATCTTTTACAACAAAGTTTACCATTCCTAAAGATAATATAGTTTTTTATGAAGGAGATGAGACAAAGTATCTCTATCTTTTAGCAAAAGGCGTCATAAAACTTTATAAAACTTCATCAAATCATAAAGAGATAGTTCTAAAATACTTTCACGAAAATGAGTTAATAGGTGAAGTTGCAAATTTTGAACAGATTCCTTATCCTGCGACTGCCAAGGCATATACTGAAGTTGAAATCATGAAAATTGACTTTAAAAAGTTCAAAAAAATTATATATTCAAATCCTGAACTTTCTTTTTTGATTCAAACTTCTTTAATAAAAAAGATTAAAAATCTTGAAGCTATCATATCTACAAATCTTGTATTAGACTCAAAAGAGAGAGTAGCAAAATATATTTATCAGCATTCAGATAGTTTTTTTACAACTAAAAACATAATAATTGCCGAAATTTTAAGTGTATCACCAGAAACACTTTCAAGAATTTTGAAGTTCTTTAAAGACCATGATATTATAGATATAAAAACAAAAAAGATAAATAGAGATGCCTTGTTGCAGTATTTTGAGTAA
- the tgt gene encoding tRNA guanosine(34) transglycosylase Tgt codes for MNFTLNATSKNARACTITTAHSTIKTPVFMPVGTLGSVKALDMDDVLNLLGAEIILANTYHTYLRPGDKTIAKMGKLHGFTTYPKSFLTDSGGFQAFSLSDISKPKENGIEFRSHIDGSKHFFTPTKVIDIQHNLGSDIMMILDDLVALPATQERIKTSIERTTAWAKESIEYFRAKQKEGVGVEQNIFAIIQGGTDKAFRTKSATELCAMDYDGFAIGGLSVGELNNEMYDTVEHTVQYMPEDKPRYLMGVGTPEDLIENIERGIDMFDCVMPTRNARNGTLFTSFGRINIKGAKFKEDATPIDAECKCLTCQRYTRSYLNHLFRAREISYFRLATIHNLHYYLNLMREVREAILEDKFDEYKKEFYKKRA; via the coding sequence ATGAACTTTACTCTAAATGCTACCTCTAAAAATGCTCGTGCTTGTACTATAACTACTGCTCACTCAACCATAAAAACACCTGTATTTATGCCTGTTGGAACTTTAGGAAGCGTTAAAGCTCTCGATATGGACGATGTATTAAATCTTCTTGGTGCTGAAATAATTTTAGCAAATACTTACCATACATACTTAAGACCAGGTGATAAAACCATTGCCAAAATGGGTAAACTTCATGGCTTTACAACTTATCCAAAAAGTTTTTTAACGGATAGTGGTGGTTTTCAAGCGTTTAGCCTCTCTGATATTTCTAAGCCAAAAGAAAATGGTATAGAATTTCGTTCTCATATAGATGGAAGTAAACACTTTTTTACACCAACAAAAGTTATAGATATTCAACACAATCTTGGAAGCGATATTATGATGATTTTAGATGATTTAGTTGCATTACCTGCTACACAAGAGCGTATAAAAACTTCTATTGAAAGAACTACTGCTTGGGCAAAAGAATCTATTGAGTATTTTCGTGCTAAACAAAAAGAAGGCGTTGGTGTTGAGCAAAATATTTTTGCAATTATTCAAGGTGGTACAGATAAGGCATTTCGTACAAAAAGTGCCACTGAGTTATGTGCTATGGACTATGATGGTTTTGCTATTGGAGGGCTTAGTGTTGGAGAGTTAAACAACGAAATGTACGATACAGTTGAACATACAGTACAATATATGCCAGAGGATAAACCTCGTTACCTTATGGGTGTTGGAACTCCTGAAGACCTCATAGAAAACATTGAGCGAGGCATCGATATGTTTGACTGTGTTATGCCAACTAGAAATGCTCGAAATGGTACACTTTTCACTTCATTTGGTCGCATAAATATAAAAGGTGCAAAGTTTAAAGAAGACGCCACACCAATAGATGCTGAGTGTAAATGTCTAACATGTCAAAGATATACTCGTTCTTACCTAAATCATCTTTTTCGCGCTCGTGAAATAAGCTACTTTAGACTTGCCACTATTCACAACTTACACTATTATTTAAATCTTATGAGAGAAGTTAGAGAAGCGATTTTAGAAGATAAATTTGATGAGTATAAAAAAGAATTTTATAAAAAAAGAGCCTAA
- the efp gene encoding elongation factor P — protein sequence MATVGMSDIKKNVRLIVGEVPYKIVEFQHVKPGKGAAFVRMKMKSFLNGKTVEKTVHAGDKFEIPVIDFKTMQYLYDDGDMYQFMDNETYDQLGLPYDQCEDASKWFKDGINVDIVFFRNKAISVQAPETMELIITETPPNFKGDTSSGSKKPATLETGAVVQIPYHVLEGDLIKVNTVDCEYLEKIK from the coding sequence ATGGCAACAGTGGGAATGAGTGATATAAAAAAGAATGTTCGTTTAATTGTAGGTGAAGTACCATATAAAATTGTAGAATTTCAACATGTAAAACCAGGAAAAGGTGCGGCATTTGTTCGTATGAAGATGAAAAGTTTTTTAAATGGAAAAACTGTTGAAAAAACTGTTCATGCTGGGGATAAATTTGAAATTCCTGTGATTGATTTTAAAACAATGCAGTATCTTTATGATGATGGAGATATGTATCAGTTTATGGATAACGAAACTTACGACCAACTAGGTCTTCCTTATGATCAATGTGAAGATGCTTCAAAATGGTTTAAAGATGGAATCAATGTTGATATTGTATTTTTTAGAAACAAAGCTATCTCAGTTCAAGCACCTGAAACAATGGAACTTATTATTACAGAAACTCCTCCTAACTTTAAAGGTGATACTTCAAGTGGAAGTAAAAAACCTGCAACTCTTGAAACTGGTGCTGTTGTACAAATTCCTTATCATGTGCTTGAAGGTGATTTAATTAAGGTAAATACAGTTGATTGTGAGTATTTAGAGAAGATTAAATAA
- a CDS encoding caspase family protein yields the protein MKIPDSLKLEEFIYSSDGRYIAYHKNENIILFDLKSNKEVKSIKYNNYIDFNVFTFSKDNKSLLISISEYQNYLKKDYYKLDIETSTKFIKITQNENKKLINNGKELLSIDGDYSYKVGRYSINLWDNKNNKNLLDIVAFDDNEWLSITSEGYFNSSAKAPKYLNVLTTPMDVSSIDQYFETFYRPDIMKLSLSDVKPSNFLAGQDKIVNTELKIVKKKVHKIKKVKKIIVIPTLKLSDVKPAPQVAIIDTKTSIKKEELKVTLRITPSSGGIGQIRLYLDGVLIKTDGDRGLKKKQNKNIVLKTYTIKLPKGKHTLKAIVYNEANTMASREDTLAVTSTYNPIVKPNIYAVIVGINEYKNPTIALKYAVADAKLFAKTIKKRTKGLYGDVNIKLLISKEQTSKEHITKTLKNLENISSNDLFIFFVASHGMIEDAKYHMITSNVGALSSRGIKREAIGQNALRDMIANIPTTKKFIILDTCNSGALGQAIEVALLTRGLTETTAMKVLSRAVGSTIISASSSSQEALEGYKGHGLLTYVLTDGLNGKADSDRDGYIKTLEIANFVEDMVPEIAEREFKRAQYPFISPLGQGFPLVKVK from the coding sequence ATGAAAATACCTGATAGTTTAAAACTTGAAGAATTTATTTATAGTTCAGATGGTAGATATATAGCGTATCATAAGAATGAAAATATAATATTGTTTGATTTAAAATCAAATAAGGAAGTTAAAAGTATAAAGTATAATAACTATATAGATTTTAATGTATTTACTTTTTCTAAAGATAATAAATCACTGCTTATTTCTATATCAGAATATCAAAATTATTTAAAAAAGGATTATTATAAATTAGATATAGAAACATCAACTAAATTTATAAAAATAACGCAAAATGAGAATAAGAAATTAATAAATAATGGCAAAGAATTATTATCAATAGATGGAGATTATAGTTATAAAGTTGGTAGATATAGTATTAACCTTTGGGACAATAAAAATAATAAAAATCTTTTAGATATTGTAGCTTTTGATGATAATGAATGGTTATCTATTACATCCGAGGGGTATTTTAATTCGTCAGCAAAAGCTCCAAAATATCTTAATGTTTTAACAACTCCAATGGATGTATCAAGTATAGATCAATACTTTGAAACCTTTTATCGTCCTGATATTATGAAATTATCTTTGTCTGATGTAAAACCGTCAAACTTTTTAGCAGGACAAGATAAAATTGTTAATACAGAACTAAAAATAGTTAAGAAGAAAGTCCATAAAATAAAAAAAGTTAAAAAAATAATAGTTATACCAACTCTAAAACTATCAGATGTAAAGCCAGCCCCACAAGTAGCTATAATAGATACTAAAACATCTATAAAAAAAGAAGAGTTAAAAGTAACTCTTCGCATTACTCCAAGTTCAGGTGGTATAGGACAAATAAGACTTTATCTTGATGGAGTTCTTATTAAGACAGATGGAGATAGAGGACTTAAAAAGAAACAGAATAAAAATATAGTTCTTAAAACATACACCATCAAACTTCCAAAAGGAAAACACACATTAAAAGCTATAGTTTACAATGAAGCTAACACTATGGCATCTAGAGAAGACACTTTAGCTGTAACATCAACTTATAACCCAATAGTTAAACCAAACATCTATGCAGTAATAGTTGGAATAAATGAATATAAGAATCCAACAATAGCTTTAAAATACGCAGTAGCAGATGCAAAGCTTTTCGCAAAAACTATAAAGAAAAGAACTAAAGGGTTATATGGTGATGTAAACATAAAATTACTAATATCAAAAGAGCAAACTTCAAAAGAACACATCACTAAAACTTTAAAAAATTTAGAAAATATATCTTCAAATGATTTGTTTATATTTTTTGTAGCAAGTCATGGGATGATAGAAGATGCTAAGTATCATATGATTACTTCAAATGTTGGAGCATTATCAAGTAGAGGAATAAAAAGAGAAGCTATAGGCCAAAATGCACTTAGAGATATGATAGCAAATATTCCAACAACTAAAAAATTTATCATACTAGATACTTGTAATTCAGGAGCATTAGGTCAAGCTATAGAAGTTGCATTACTTACAAGAGGACTAACTGAAACAACTGCTATGAAGGTTTTAAGTAGAGCAGTAGGTTCTACTATCATTTCTGCATCTTCATCAAGCCAAGAAGCACTAGAAGGTTATAAAGGTCATGGTCTTCTTACTTATGTATTAACAGATGGACTAAATGGTAAAGCAGATAGTGATAGAGATGGATATATAAAAACATTAGAGATCGCAAACTTCGTAGAAGACATGGTTCCAGAGATTGCAGAGCGTGAGTTTAAGCGTGCACAGTACCCGTTTATATCTCCGTTGGGACAAGGATTTCCTTTGGTAAAGGTAAAGTAA
- a CDS encoding nitrous oxide reductase accessory protein NosL, which produces MKTYLNLFFLISLFFITTLFADASISLAQKEKKIYPMGKKIFLKKCDLEIDLSQYKSIDALSKDIKENKLCKPLNPKYFNALCLYLFEVKRLEDNSEVILEIKVTKDEKCPICGMYVYKYPKWITQIFYDDKRFSFDGVKDMMKYYYKHQKGISKILVRDYYSLKVLDARDAYFVIGSDVYGPMGDELISFEKYDEAKTFSMDHKGIKVMKFEDIKKEEVNKLDE; this is translated from the coding sequence ATGAAAACTTACCTAAACCTTTTCTTTCTTATCTCACTGTTTTTTATAACAACATTATTTGCAGATGCATCTATCTCTTTAGCACAAAAAGAGAAGAAGATTTATCCTATGGGTAAAAAAATATTTTTAAAAAAGTGTGATTTAGAGATAGACTTAAGTCAGTACAAAAGTATAGATGCTTTGAGTAAAGATATAAAAGAAAACAAACTTTGTAAACCGCTAAATCCAAAATACTTCAATGCCCTTTGCCTATACCTTTTTGAAGTAAAACGACTTGAAGATAACAGCGAAGTAATTTTAGAGATAAAAGTAACCAAAGATGAAAAGTGCCCTATCTGTGGAATGTATGTGTATAAGTACCCAAAGTGGATTACACAAATTTTTTATGATGATAAACGGTTCTCTTTTGATGGAGTTAAAGATATGATGAAGTATTATTATAAACATCAAAAAGGTATATCTAAAATTTTAGTGAGAGATTATTACTCTCTAAAAGTATTAGATGCTAGAGATGCTTACTTCGTAATAGGCAGTGATGTATATGGACCTATGGGTGATGAACTTATCTCATTTGAGAAATACGATGAGGCTAAGACATTTAGTATGGATCATAAGGGTATAAAAGTTATGAAGTTTGAAGATATAAAAAAAGAAGAAGTTAATAAACTTGATGAATGA
- a CDS encoding WD40 repeat domain-containing protein, protein MYRHLVLIVFLLVGCGSSSSKIKVAKPENIIYTDKNFKMTKPFVEYGHDRGVSKLVFTKDGKHLLSSSGDKTVKLWQINNGKEIRTFSGHTGEVHSVALTNDGKFVLSASMDKTIMLWNLVTGEHVKTFKGHTLGVSSLAIDTNSNRFVTASYDGTLKLWDINKDKSIKTFKGHDGGYAYSVAFSPDSKLIVSGGRDQMVRLWDAKSAEEVYVFSGHKDGVYSVAFSPDGQNIASSSGSYEDIKEHVIKIWNIDDKKELKTLHGHKDWVYSVSYSPDGKYLASNSIDKTVKIWKMDDMTLYKTLQGHKFWTFYSAFSPTGKYLASADRQGIKLWDMKSWKNIKDFRKHFISPKKIIACPDKKNFAVLYEKNIISTYEINSGTRRDIFTVNSKEKNNRFSDN, encoded by the coding sequence ATGTATAGACATTTAGTTTTAATTGTATTTTTGTTAGTTGGTTGTGGTTCATCAAGTAGTAAAATTAAAGTTGCAAAACCTGAAAATATTATATATACAGATAAAAACTTTAAGATGACTAAACCTTTTGTTGAGTACGGTCATGATCGAGGAGTGAGCAAACTTGTTTTTACAAAAGATGGTAAACATTTACTTTCAAGTTCAGGTGATAAAACTGTTAAACTATGGCAAATAAATAATGGAAAAGAGATTAGAACCTTTAGTGGTCATACAGGTGAAGTTCACTCAGTGGCACTAACAAATGACGGTAAATTTGTATTGTCGGCAAGCATGGATAAGACAATTATGTTATGGAATTTAGTAACAGGAGAGCATGTGAAAACTTTTAAAGGTCATACTCTGGGGGTGTCATCATTGGCAATAGATACCAATAGCAATAGATTTGTAACGGCAAGTTATGATGGAACGCTAAAGCTTTGGGATATAAATAAAGACAAGTCTATAAAAACTTTTAAAGGGCATGATGGAGGTTATGCTTACTCTGTCGCATTTAGTCCTGATAGTAAGTTGATTGTATCTGGTGGTAGAGATCAAATGGTTAGACTTTGGGATGCAAAGAGTGCTGAAGAGGTATATGTATTTAGCGGACATAAAGATGGGGTATATTCTGTTGCTTTTAGTCCAGATGGACAAAATATAGCTTCTTCTTCAGGTTCTTATGAAGACATCAAAGAACATGTAATAAAAATATGGAATATAGATGATAAAAAAGAGTTAAAAACTCTTCATGGACATAAAGATTGGGTTTATAGTGTTAGCTATAGTCCTGATGGTAAATATTTAGCTTCTAACAGTATTGATAAAACTGTTAAAATATGGAAGATGGACGATATGACTCTATATAAAACATTGCAAGGGCATAAATTTTGGACATTTTATTCAGCCTTTAGTCCTACTGGAAAATATTTAGCTTCAGCTGATAGACAAGGGATTAAACTTTGGGATATGAAATCTTGGAAAAATATCAAAGATTTTAGAAAGCATTTTATTTCTCCAAAAAAAATTATTGCTTGTCCAGATAAAAAAAACTTTGCAGTTTTGTATGAAAAAAATATAATAAGTACTTATGAAATTAATTCAGGAACAAGGAGGGATATTTTTACTGTAAATAGTAAAGAAAAAAATAATAGATTTTCGGATAACTAA
- a CDS encoding response regulator transcription factor, whose protein sequence is MKIVILDDSLTIRMILESFLEDLDVDDSEIYSYENGNEALEFIEQNGADIVFSDINMPKMDGYEFASEVFKIQPSLKKAFFAISGDENRESFMKMKDNGVYRF, encoded by the coding sequence ATGAAAATTGTAATTTTAGATGATTCCTTAACTATTAGAATGATACTCGAATCTTTTTTAGAAGATTTAGATGTAGATGATAGTGAAATATACTCATACGAAAATGGCAATGAAGCACTAGAATTTATAGAACAAAATGGTGCAGATATTGTTTTTAGTGATATAAATATGCCTAAAATGGATGGTTATGAGTTTGCATCTGAAGTTTTTAAAATACAGCCAAGTTTAAAAAAAGCTTTTTTTGCAATAAGTGGCGATGAAAATCGTGAAAGTTTTATGAAGATGAAAGATAATGGTGTTTATAGATTTTAA
- a CDS encoding ABC transporter permease yields MNKINFYLIEYAINSILRQKYKSFFITTVLTLLIFLLTSVFFITNSIKSELNSTVDALPQIIVQKIKAGRHYDIDVSSSDAILEITGVVDATARVWGYYYFENAGVNFSVVGIDEFEEQYKKSLSIIVDNAKLDFNDNASMLVGSGVKKTMLKNYYKEYFNFIKPNGELKKIYLKGVFDGDTQLESNDMIVMTKASAREIFDIDESKATDIVVKVSNLDEVVTVASKIKLLFPDARVITKNDLKISYQNIFDYKSGIFLALFIISLFTFFIIIYDKASGLSSEEKREIGILKAIGWRVDDVLKEKFYEGFIISFIAYLFGVILAFLFVYILQAPLLQNIFTGYSQLKTSFELPFIFDTQTLFLVFFLSVPIYISATIIPSWKIATLDADEVVR; encoded by the coding sequence ATGAATAAAATAAATTTTTACCTTATAGAGTACGCCATAAACTCCATACTAAGACAAAAGTATAAAAGCTTTTTTATTACAACAGTGTTGACTCTTTTGATTTTTCTTTTAACAAGCGTTTTTTTTATAACTAACTCCATCAAATCAGAGTTAAACTCAACCGTAGATGCTCTTCCTCAAATAATCGTTCAAAAGATAAAAGCAGGAAGACACTATGACATAGATGTGAGTAGTTCAGATGCTATCTTAGAAATCACAGGAGTTGTAGATGCCACTGCTCGTGTTTGGGGATACTACTATTTTGAGAATGCTGGAGTAAACTTTAGTGTTGTTGGAATTGATGAGTTTGAAGAGCAATATAAAAAGTCACTCTCTATTATAGTTGATAATGCAAAACTTGACTTTAACGATAATGCATCTATGTTGGTTGGAAGTGGAGTAAAAAAAACGATGTTAAAAAACTACTACAAAGAGTATTTTAACTTCATAAAACCAAATGGAGAACTAAAAAAAATATATTTAAAAGGTGTGTTTGATGGAGATACTCAACTAGAATCAAATGATATGATAGTTATGACAAAGGCAAGTGCGAGAGAGATTTTTGACATAGATGAGTCAAAGGCTACGGACATAGTTGTAAAGGTTTCAAATCTTGATGAGGTTGTAACTGTTGCATCTAAGATAAAGCTTCTTTTTCCAGATGCCAGAGTGATAACAAAAAATGATTTAAAGATTAGTTATCAGAATATATTTGATTACAAAAGTGGGATATTTTTAGCACTTTTCATCATCTCACTATTTACATTTTTTATAATCATCTATGACAAGGCAAGTGGACTTAGTAGTGAAGAAAAAAGAGAAATAGGAATACTTAAAGCCATAGGTTGGAGGGTGGATGATGTTCTTAAAGAGAAGTTTTATGAAGGTTTTATCATCTCTTTTATCGCTTATCTTTTTGGTGTTATTTTGGCATTTCTTTTTGTGTATATTTTACAAGCACCACTTTTGCAAAATATATTTACAGGTTACTCACAACTAAAAACATCTTTTGAACTTCCTTTTATATTTGATACTCAAACACTTTTTTTAGTCTTTTTTCTAAGTGTACCTATCTATATATCAGCGACTATCATCCCATCATGGAAGATAGCGACTTTAGATGCTGATGAGGTTGTTAGATAA